Proteins encoded by one window of Rutidosis leptorrhynchoides isolate AG116_Rl617_1_P2 chromosome 7, CSIRO_AGI_Rlap_v1, whole genome shotgun sequence:
- the LOC139856853 gene encoding phospholipid-transporting ATPase 1-like, with amino-acid sequence MSLDDAQFVNGNSQQQSVGSVDLGSKRVSHGSRGGGADSEGFSMSMSHRDINDEDSRLIYVNDALKTNERFEFAGNSIRTAKYSIFSFLPRNLFEQFHRVAYIYFLIIAILNQLPQLAVFGRGASILPLSIVLLVTAIKDAYEDWRRHRSDRIENNRMVSVLINDRFQLKKWKDIQVGEVVKFSADDTIPCDIVLLSTSDPTGVAYIQTINLDGESNLKTRYAKQETLSRVPEKDRINGLIKCEKPNRNIYGFMANMEVDGKHLSLGPSNIVLRGCVLKNTNWAVGVAVYAGSETKAMLNSSGSPSKRSRLETRMNREIILLSVFLVALCAVVSVCAGVWLIRNEDDLEIMQFYRKKDYSKLPVENYNYSGVAMEIFFTFLMSVIVFQIMIPISLYISMELVRVGQAYFMIRDDKMYDESSNSRFQCRALNINEDLGQIKYIFSDKTGTLTENKMEFKYASIFGVDYSGEKINIDDEHRGYSIQVNGQVWRPKMKVVVDKELLQLSQNGKNTEAGKKIFDFFLALAACNTIVPIVVDTSDPAEKLVDYQGESPDEQALVYAAAAYGFMLMERTSGHIVIDIQGERTRFNVLGMHEFDSDRKRMSVILGFPDGTIKVIVKGADTSMFNIIDKSVNLDIINATKSHLYSYSSIGLRTLVVGMRELGVTEFNQWQSSYETASTAVMGRVALLRKVAINLEKNIEIVGASAIEDKLQKGVPEAIESLRKADMKVWVLTGDKQETAISIGYSSKLLTSNMTQVVINSNSKMSSRQNLEDALNTYGGPESNESSLALIIDGTSLVYILDSELEEQLFQLASNCAAVLCCRVAPLQKAGIVALIKNRTDDMTLAIGDGANDVSMIQMADVGIGISGQEGRQAVMASDFAMGQFRFLVPLLLVHGHWNYQRMGYMILYNFYRNAVFVFILFWYVLFTGFTLTTAITEWSSVLYSVLYTSAPTVIIAVLDKDLSRRSLMTYPQLYGAGQRNESYNAKLFWLTIADTLWQSIVVFYVPLFAYWRSDIDGSSLGDLWTLAVVFLVNIHLAMDVFRWTWISHASIWGSIIATCVCVIIIDAIPVLPGYWAIFDLASKKSFWICLLGIQIAGVIPRFVIKMFIQHCKPSDIQIAREAEKYGNVMELSGQEIEMNPQRR; translated from the exons ATGAGTTTAGATGATGCACAATTTGTTAATGGTAACTCTCAACAACAATCGGTTGGTTCGGTCGATTTGGGATCTAAAAGAGTATCACATGGATCTAGAGGAGGTGGTGCTGATTCAGAAGGGTTTAGTATGTCCATGTCACATAGGGATATTAACGATGAAGATTCTAGGTTGATTTATGTAAACGATGCTTTAAAAACAAACGAAAGGTTCGAATTTGCAGGGAATTCGATTAGAACAGCTAAATATTCGATTTTTAGCTTCTTACCTAGAAACTTGTTTGAGCAGTTTCACAGAGTTGCATACATATATTTCCTTATTATTGCTATCCTCAATCAGCTTCCGCAGCTCGCGGTTTTTGGGCGAGGTGCTTCTATATTACCGTTGTCGATTGTGTTGTTAGTTACAGCGATTAAAGATGCTTATGAGGATTGGAGACGGCATAGATCAGATCGAATTGAAAACAATCGAATGGTGTCTGTTTTGATTAATGATAGATTTCAGTTGAAAAAATGGAAAGATATTCAAGTAGGCGAGGTTGTTAAATTTTCTGCAGATGATACAATTCCTTGTGATATTGTGCTGCTTTCGACAAGTGATCCAACTGGTGTTGCTTACATTCAAACCATAAATTTGGATGGGGAATCGAATCTAAAAACACGTTATGCGAAACAAGAAACGCTTTCGCGGGTCCCGGAAAAGGATAGAATTAACGGGTTGATTAAGTGTGAGAAGCCGAATAGGAATATTTATGGTTTCATGGCGAATATGGAAGTTGATGGAAAGCATTTATCACTTGGCCCATCGAATATTGTGCTTCGAGGGTGCGTGTTAAAGAACACGAATTGGGCGGTAGGTGTTGCGGTTTACGCTGGAAGCGAGACAAAAGCTATGCTTAACAGTTCGGGTTCACCTTCAAAAAGGAGCCGTTTGGAGACCCGAATGAACCGTGAGATTATATTGTTGTCTGTTTTTCTTGTTGCTTTATGTGCGGTTGTCTCTGTTTGTGCTGGTGTTTGGTTAATACGCAATGAAGATGATCTTGAAATCATGCAGTTTTATAGAAAAAAGGACTACTCTAAGCTGCCAGTCGAGAACTACAACTATTCTGGTGTGGCTATGGAGATATTTTTTACTTTTTTAATGTCGGTGATTGTGTTTCAGATTATGATACCGATTTCTTTGTATATATCTATGGAGCTTGTGCGTGTTGGTCAGGCTTACTTCATGATTAGAGATGATAAAATGTATGATGAAAGTTCAAACTCTAGATTTCAGTGCCGAGCGTTAAATATAAATGAGGATTTAGgacaaataaagtatatattttctGACAAAACGGGTACGCTAACGGAAAACAAAATGGAATTCAAGTATGCCAGCATTTTTGGTGTAGATTATAGTGGGGAGAAAATTAACATTGATGACGAACACCGGGGATACTCCATTCAAG TGAACGGGCAGGTTTGGAGACCAAAAATGAAGGTAGTTGTTGACAAGGAGTTACTTCAACTATCACAAAATGGAAAAAATACAGAAGCAGGCAAAAAGATTTTTGATTTTTTTCTCGCTTTAGCTGCTTGTAATACAATCGTGCCAATTGTTGTTGACACATCTGATCCTGCTGAAAAGCTGGTAGATTATCAAGGAGAATCGCCAGATGAGCAGGCACTCGTGTATGCTGCAGCTGCTTATGGTTTTATGCTTATGGAACGAACCTCTGGTCATATAGTTATTGATATTCAAGGAGAACGAACAAG ATTTAATGTTCTTGGAATGCACGAGTTCGATAGTGACCGAAAAAGAATGTCAGTTATATTAGGATTCCCTGACGGTACCATAAAAGTCATCGTGAAGGGTGCCGACACATCCATGTTCAATATTATCGATAAATCCGTCAACTTGGATATCATAAACGCAACTAAATCTCATCTCTATTCATATTCTTCAATTGGTTTAAGAACCCTTGTTGTTGGAATGCGTGAATTGGGTGTTACCGAATTCAACCAATGGCAATCTTCCTATGAGACAGCTAGCACCGCCGTAATGGGTCGGGTCGCTTTGCTCCGTAAGGTCGCCATTAATTTAGAAAAAAATATCGAAATAGTCGGTGCATCGGCGATAGAAGATAAATTACAAAAGGGTGTTCCGGAAGCAATCGAGTCTTTAAGAAAGGCGGATATGAAAGTTTGGGTTTTGACTGGTGATAAGCAAGAAACTGCAATTTCAATTGGCTACTCGTCTAAGTTATTAACCAGTAATATGACTCAAGTTGTGATTAATAGTAACTCTAAGATGTCGTCCAGGCAAAATTTGGAAGATGCATTGAATACATATGGTGGTCCCGAAAGTAATGAAAGTTCTCTTGCCTTGATTATTGACGGAACGAGCCTTGTATATATCCTTGATTCCGAGCTTGAAGAACAG CTATTTCAATTAGCCAGTAATTGTGCTGCGGTACTATGTTGTCGAGTTGCTCCACTGCAAAAAGCTGGGATTGTGGCACTGATAAAGAATAGGACGGACGATATGACCCTTGCCATTGGGGATG GTGCAAATGACGTTTCAATGATCCAAATGGCTGATGTTGGAATTGGAATCAGTGGCCAAGAGGGTCGTCAAGCTGTGATGGCGTCGGATTTTGCTATGGGCCAGTTTAGATTTCTGGTTCCTCTTTTGTTGGTCCATGGACATTGGAATTACCAGCGAATGGGTTACATGATACTCTATAACTTTTATCGGAATGCAGTGTTTGTCTTCATCTTATTCTG GTACGTGCTGTTTACAGGTTTCACTTTAACCACAGCTATTACAGAATGGAGCAGCGTATTATACTCCGTACTCTATACATCCGCACCTACAGTTATCATCGCAGTTCTCGACAAGGATCTAAGTAGACGGTCTCTAATGACGTATCCTCAGTTATACGGGGCCGGACAACGAAACGAAAGCTATAACGCAAAGTTGTTTTGGCTTACAATAGCAGATACGTTGTGGCAGAGTATCGTTGTCTTCTACGTTCCTCTATTTGCGTACTGGAGAAGCGATATCGATGGTTCGAGCTTAGGTGATTTGTGGACACTAGCAGTTGTGTTTCTTGTTAATATTCACTTAGCCATGGATGTTTTTAGGTGGACTTGGATTAGTCATGCATCGATTTGGGGGTCCATTATTGCGACTTGTGTTTGTGTTATCATTATCGATGCGATTCCCGTTTTACCCGGTTACTG